One Microbacterium sp. W4I20 DNA window includes the following coding sequences:
- a CDS encoding squalene cyclase: MALTTALRDWLLDSDPSLRWQVERDLLGAPPEVWEATRARVTTEGFGAALLARQDADGQWAGGAHFPAGFFDSAEAETPGQPWVATSWSLKDLREWGADPAALDGTAEKLAANCHWEYDDLPFWGGEVDVCINSYTLAAGAWLGLDMSALAQWFVTHRLADGGWNCEAEEGDSTRSSFHSTLNALRGLVAYEQLTGDTSVRDARHGGEEYLLRRRLLYRESTGERVGDFVAHFTYPHRHQYSALTALDHFREASLAEGTEPDPRLADAVALVRAARGPDGAWTQGAPLLGRTWFDVDAPEGEPSRWLTLFGTRVLDWWDAAH; the protein is encoded by the coding sequence ATGGCGCTCACGACGGCACTGCGGGACTGGCTGCTCGACTCCGACCCCTCGCTGCGATGGCAGGTCGAACGCGATCTGCTCGGCGCGCCGCCCGAGGTCTGGGAGGCGACCAGGGCGCGGGTGACGACCGAAGGGTTCGGCGCGGCGTTGCTCGCTCGGCAGGATGCCGACGGGCAATGGGCCGGCGGCGCACACTTTCCCGCGGGTTTCTTCGACAGCGCCGAGGCGGAGACACCGGGCCAGCCCTGGGTCGCGACCAGTTGGTCGCTCAAAGACCTCCGGGAGTGGGGTGCGGACCCGGCAGCCCTCGACGGGACGGCCGAGAAGCTCGCCGCGAACTGCCACTGGGAGTATGACGACCTGCCCTTCTGGGGCGGCGAGGTCGATGTGTGCATCAACTCGTACACGCTCGCCGCCGGCGCCTGGCTCGGGCTCGACATGAGCGCGCTCGCGCAGTGGTTCGTGACTCACCGGCTCGCCGACGGCGGCTGGAACTGCGAGGCGGAGGAGGGCGATTCGACGAGGTCGTCGTTCCACTCGACTCTCAATGCGCTGCGCGGGTTGGTCGCCTACGAGCAGCTGACGGGAGACACCTCCGTGCGCGACGCGCGCCACGGCGGCGAGGAGTACCTCCTGCGGCGGCGGCTGCTGTATCGCGAGTCGACCGGCGAGCGGGTCGGCGACTTCGTGGCGCACTTCACGTACCCGCACCGGCACCAGTACAGCGCGCTGACCGCGCTCGACCACTTCCGCGAGGCGTCGCTCGCCGAGGGGACCGAGCCCGATCCTCGGCTCGCCGATGCCGTCGCGCTGGTCAGGGCGGCCCGCGGGCCCGATGGAGCCTGGACGCAGGGCGCACCGCTCCTCGGCCGCACGTGGTTCGACGTCGACGCCCCCGAGGGCGAGCCGTCACGATGGCTGACCCTGTTCGGCACCCGTGTTCTCGACTGGTGGGACGCCGCGCACTGA
- a CDS encoding carbohydrate ABC transporter permease yields the protein MMKRRSKAPRILSIVLLTVAAIGFAFPFYFMLVGAFQENPTNAPNELLPTSGWTVDNFVAIDSRIDLAGSLLNSLIFTAGVLLGTVVFGLLAGYAIARLDFRGRGVVWVLMLLVQMVPFQLLMIPLYVQITRSYGLGDSYLGMILPFLINTTAVFIFVQFFKALPVEIFEAARIDGAGEIRLLTSVAIPLIKPVLVTVVLVTFIGPWNEFLWPFLITKDATLQPLAVSLANYISNVAQSTANPNGAILAGATALAFPVVILFIVFQRFFRATDLGAAVKG from the coding sequence ATGATGAAACGCAGAAGCAAGGCTCCACGCATCCTCAGCATCGTCCTGCTCACGGTGGCGGCGATCGGATTCGCGTTCCCGTTCTACTTCATGCTCGTGGGGGCGTTCCAGGAGAACCCGACGAATGCGCCGAACGAGCTCCTGCCGACCAGCGGCTGGACCGTCGACAACTTCGTCGCGATCGACTCCCGCATCGACCTGGCCGGTTCCCTGCTGAACTCGCTGATCTTCACGGCGGGCGTGCTGCTCGGCACCGTCGTGTTCGGGCTGCTGGCCGGGTACGCGATCGCGCGGCTCGACTTCCGCGGCCGCGGCGTGGTCTGGGTGCTCATGCTGCTCGTGCAGATGGTGCCGTTCCAGCTGCTGATGATCCCGCTGTACGTGCAGATCACGCGCAGCTACGGACTCGGCGACTCGTACCTCGGCATGATCCTGCCGTTCCTGATCAACACGACCGCGGTGTTCATCTTCGTGCAGTTCTTCAAGGCGCTGCCCGTCGAGATCTTCGAGGCCGCGCGCATCGACGGAGCCGGCGAGATCCGCCTGCTGACGTCGGTCGCGATCCCGCTGATCAAGCCCGTATTGGTCACCGTGGTGCTGGTGACGTTCATCGGCCCGTGGAACGAGTTCCTCTGGCCGTTCCTGATCACGAAGGATGCGACGTTGCAGCCGCTCGCCGTGTCTCTCGCGAACTACATCTCGAACGTCGCCCAGTCCACCGCCAACCCCAACGGGGCGATCCTCGCCGGTGCCACCGCGCTGGCCTTCCCCGTCGTCATCCTGTTCATCGTCTTCCAGCGGTTCTTCCGCGCCACCGACCTGGGTGCAGCCGTCAAGGGCTGA
- a CDS encoding histidine phosphatase family protein: MPLNDPLPDRPTPDNPTGKLVLLRHGETDWSRAGLHTGLTDIPLTARGEDLARGAGRLVADYDFSLVLSSPLQRARRTAELAGLHAEVDPLLVEWDYGGYEGRTTKDIREELGYNWSAFTHGVIRGDTPGETVEEVAARASRVLTRVLPAMSHGDVALVAHGHFLRILTAVYLRLAPRFGAQISLDAGSVSVLSFYREQPAILSWNYGLELPLAPSES, encoded by the coding sequence GTGCCCCTGAACGATCCGCTGCCCGACCGCCCGACGCCCGACAACCCCACCGGCAAGCTGGTGCTGCTGCGCCACGGCGAGACCGACTGGTCGCGAGCGGGCCTGCACACCGGCCTGACCGACATCCCGCTCACGGCCCGCGGAGAGGATCTCGCCCGCGGCGCCGGCCGCCTGGTCGCCGACTACGACTTCTCGCTCGTGCTGTCGTCGCCGCTGCAGCGCGCACGGCGCACCGCCGAGCTCGCGGGGCTGCACGCCGAGGTGGATCCGCTCCTCGTCGAGTGGGACTACGGCGGGTACGAGGGTCGCACGACGAAGGACATCCGCGAGGAACTCGGCTACAACTGGAGCGCCTTCACCCACGGCGTCATCCGCGGCGACACGCCCGGGGAGACCGTGGAGGAGGTCGCCGCGCGCGCTTCGCGCGTGCTCACCCGCGTGCTCCCGGCGATGTCGCACGGCGATGTCGCGCTGGTCGCGCACGGCCATTTCCTCCGCATCCTGACGGCCGTGTACCTGAGGCTGGCTCCGCGTTTCGGCGCGCAGATCAGCCTGGATGCCGGATCCGTCTCGGTCCTGAGCTTCTACCGCGAGCAGCCGGCGATCCTGTCGTGGAACTACGGACTCGAGCTGCCGCTGGCGCCGTCGGAGTCCTGA
- a CDS encoding extracellular solute-binding protein has translation MKKIRAIALIGAVALVATGCSAGGGGGGGEGGAEGTGPIDVWLSNNEQEVGWGQDVVDAWNADHPDEKVTAQEIPAGSSSEEAITAAITAGTAPCLVYNVAPAAVSGWVKQGGLVDLSKIDGGTDYITERGGDVESYSSDGSYYQLPWKSNPVMVMYNKALFTAAGIDPEDPQMNTYDAFLEGAQKIVDSGVQSAIWPAPTSEFYQPWFDFYPLYLAETDGTMLVEDGKATIDSDAGREVAEFWATIYKDKLAPNEAATDDAMSSGNTAMQLAGPWAIPSYAETVDVGFMPVPTSDGRENPVTFADSKSVSMFTACENQGTAWEFLKFSTSVENDGAFLEATGQMPMRTDLTGTFADYFEANPNYVSFAEQAEATADVPSIPNSVEAWQAFRDAYSPAVIFGKDSIDDFLKNASSKIDELVAE, from the coding sequence ATGAAGAAGATCCGTGCAATCGCACTCATCGGCGCTGTCGCACTCGTCGCCACCGGATGCTCCGCCGGCGGCGGAGGCGGGGGCGGCGAAGGCGGCGCAGAAGGCACCGGCCCCATCGACGTCTGGCTCTCGAACAACGAGCAGGAGGTCGGCTGGGGTCAGGACGTCGTCGATGCCTGGAACGCCGACCACCCCGACGAGAAGGTCACCGCCCAGGAGATCCCCGCAGGATCCTCGTCGGAGGAGGCCATCACCGCCGCGATCACCGCAGGCACCGCCCCCTGCCTGGTCTACAACGTGGCGCCCGCGGCTGTCTCGGGCTGGGTCAAGCAGGGCGGACTCGTCGACCTCAGCAAGATCGACGGCGGCACCGACTACATCACCGAGCGCGGCGGCGACGTCGAGTCGTACTCCAGCGACGGCAGCTACTACCAGCTGCCGTGGAAGTCGAACCCCGTGATGGTCATGTACAACAAGGCACTGTTCACCGCGGCGGGCATCGACCCCGAGGACCCGCAGATGAACACCTACGACGCGTTCCTCGAGGGCGCGCAGAAGATCGTCGATTCCGGCGTGCAGAGCGCGATCTGGCCGGCGCCGACCAGCGAGTTCTACCAGCCGTGGTTCGACTTCTATCCGCTCTATCTCGCCGAGACCGACGGCACGATGCTCGTCGAAGACGGCAAGGCCACGATCGATTCGGATGCCGGACGCGAGGTCGCCGAATTCTGGGCGACGATCTACAAGGACAAGCTCGCCCCGAACGAGGCCGCGACCGACGACGCGATGTCCTCGGGTAACACGGCGATGCAGCTCGCCGGCCCGTGGGCGATCCCGTCCTACGCCGAGACCGTCGACGTCGGCTTCATGCCGGTTCCGACGAGCGACGGCCGCGAGAACCCGGTCACCTTCGCCGACTCGAAGAGCGTCTCGATGTTCACGGCCTGCGAGAACCAGGGCACGGCGTGGGAGTTCCTGAAGTTCTCGACCAGCGTCGAGAACGACGGGGCGTTCCTCGAGGCCACCGGGCAGATGCCGATGCGCACCGACCTGACCGGCACGTTCGCCGATTACTTCGAGGCCAACCCGAACTACGTCTCGTTCGCCGAACAGGCGGAGGCGACGGCCGACGTGCCCAGCATCCCGAACTCGGTCGAGGCATGGCAGGCGTTCCGCGACGCCTACTCGCCCGCGGTGATCTTCGGCAAGGACTCCATCGACGACTTCCTGAAGAACGCCTCGTCCAAGATCGACGAGCTCGTCGCCGAGTGA
- a CDS encoding LacI family DNA-binding transcriptional regulator: MSRTTIADVAREAGVTKATVSHALSGNRPTSEETRAKVRAAAEKLNWVPSQSARALATSRANAVAVVLARDPEVIANDSFFPAFISGVESVLAETETALLLQVVPGREAEERAYRTLSHGRADGALLLDLRSDDWRVPLLEELALPTVLVGAYDQPTAFSCVRTDDAAPVREIVAHLRAAGHERIAHVSGPLDYVHSRARADAYIGELGTDELLREGDFTAASGRDLTEELLALPGRPTAILYSNDTMAIAGLSFARSQGLSIPRDLAISGFDDDHLSAHLSPALTSVSSDPAARGRAAARILREVILGAQPRTEVVDCNVVHFRESTASSASASSASDSPTVSRRTP, translated from the coding sequence ATGAGCCGCACGACGATCGCCGATGTCGCCCGCGAAGCCGGCGTCACGAAGGCCACCGTCTCGCACGCCCTCAGCGGCAACCGCCCGACCTCGGAAGAGACCCGCGCCAAGGTGCGCGCCGCCGCCGAGAAGCTCAACTGGGTGCCGAGTCAGAGCGCCCGCGCCCTCGCGACCAGCCGAGCCAACGCCGTGGCCGTCGTGCTGGCCCGCGACCCGGAGGTCATCGCGAACGACTCGTTCTTCCCGGCCTTCATCTCGGGCGTCGAGTCCGTGCTCGCCGAGACCGAGACCGCGCTGCTGCTCCAGGTCGTCCCCGGTCGCGAGGCCGAGGAGCGCGCCTACCGCACCCTCAGCCACGGCCGCGCCGACGGCGCCCTCCTGCTCGACCTGCGCAGCGACGACTGGCGCGTCCCGCTCCTCGAAGAGCTCGCGCTTCCGACGGTCCTCGTCGGCGCGTACGACCAGCCGACCGCGTTCTCCTGCGTCCGCACCGACGACGCGGCCCCCGTGCGTGAGATCGTCGCCCACCTCCGGGCCGCCGGGCATGAACGCATCGCGCACGTCTCCGGCCCCCTCGACTACGTGCACTCCCGCGCCAGGGCCGACGCGTACATCGGCGAGCTCGGCACCGACGAACTGCTCCGCGAGGGCGACTTCACCGCCGCGAGCGGCCGCGACCTCACCGAAGAGCTGCTCGCCCTGCCCGGCCGCCCGACCGCCATCCTGTACTCGAACGACACCATGGCGATCGCCGGGCTCTCGTTCGCTCGCTCACAGGGCCTGTCCATCCCGCGCGACCTCGCGATCTCGGGGTTCGACGATGACCACCTGTCGGCCCACCTCTCTCCGGCGCTGACCAGCGTCTCGTCGGATCCGGCGGCACGCGGTCGCGCGGCCGCCCGCATCCTGCGCGAGGTCATCCTCGGAGCGCAGCCGCGCACCGAGGTCGTCGACTGCAACGTCGTGCACTTCCGCGAGAGCACCGCGTCATCGGCATCCGCATCATCCGCATCAGACTCACCCACCGTGTCGAGGAGGACACCATGA
- a CDS encoding PIN domain-containing protein has protein sequence MITALDADVLIYAAIDGHPLGVRVSALLAEAASGSSTTDAIGSVLLLTEVLAKPLREDPDSDEASALISLLSRLDLRPLDAATARLSLALSVAYGLRAADAAHLATAVTAGAARFVTNNRKDFPKTIAEIDIVYPDELPG, from the coding sequence GTGATCACGGCGCTCGACGCCGATGTGCTGATCTATGCGGCCATCGACGGGCATCCGCTCGGGGTCCGAGTCTCAGCTCTCCTCGCCGAGGCGGCGTCCGGCTCATCGACGACTGACGCCATCGGCTCTGTGCTTCTCCTGACCGAAGTGCTCGCCAAGCCGCTGCGCGAGGATCCCGACTCCGATGAGGCATCCGCGCTCATCAGCCTGCTGAGCCGTCTCGATCTCCGACCACTCGATGCGGCGACAGCGCGACTGTCCCTGGCGCTGTCCGTCGCTTACGGGCTGCGAGCAGCGGATGCCGCGCACCTCGCGACCGCGGTCACCGCCGGAGCCGCCCGCTTCGTGACGAACAACCGCAAGGATTTCCCGAAGACGATCGCCGAGATCGACATCGTCTATCCGGACGAGCTCCCCGGCTGA
- a CDS encoding type II toxin-antitoxin system Phd/YefM family antitoxin — MSTVSASIARQSLPAQLDRVEAGEEVSITRHGRVVAVLVRPDVLAARRSTPAWEAADRIDALLTRARSEPLKTAALSPERAEELIESVRADRADR, encoded by the coding sequence ATGTCGACTGTCAGCGCGAGCATCGCCCGCCAGAGCCTGCCGGCCCAGCTCGATCGCGTAGAGGCCGGAGAAGAGGTCTCGATCACCCGTCACGGCCGGGTGGTTGCGGTGCTGGTCCGTCCCGACGTGCTGGCCGCACGAAGAAGTACTCCGGCCTGGGAGGCCGCGGATCGCATCGACGCGCTGCTCACGCGGGCGCGCAGCGAACCGCTGAAGACGGCAGCCCTGAGCCCTGAGCGGGCTGAAGAACTGATCGAGTCGGTCCGAGCCGACCGGGCGGATCGGTGA
- a CDS encoding alpha/beta fold hydrolase, whose protein sequence is MDAVAVPLSDLTSMPEPQQVYAADGTRLATYTWGDLDAPVVVAVHGFASNARDNWVLTGWVRELTKAGYRVLALDQRGHGHSAKPHQPEDYGIRTLATDVESVMDAYLVDDAFYLGYSLGARVGWEVVRDLPHRIGRAVLGGVPDGIPLARLDLDQVRAYIADGTPVADQTTQNYIALTERVPGNDLQALVALAEGMRASGTIDPDPDDAPTRPILFATGSKDAIIEGSRALASAARDGRFFEIPNRNHFNAPGSRDFKEAALAFLAEG, encoded by the coding sequence ATGGATGCCGTGGCCGTCCCTCTCTCCGACCTGACCAGCATGCCCGAACCGCAGCAGGTGTACGCGGCCGACGGCACCCGCCTCGCGACCTACACCTGGGGCGACCTCGATGCGCCGGTCGTCGTCGCCGTGCACGGATTCGCGTCGAACGCGCGCGACAACTGGGTGCTCACCGGCTGGGTGCGCGAGCTCACGAAAGCCGGGTACCGGGTGCTCGCGCTCGATCAGCGCGGTCACGGACACAGTGCGAAGCCGCATCAGCCCGAGGATTACGGCATCCGCACGCTGGCGACCGACGTCGAATCCGTCATGGACGCGTATCTCGTCGACGACGCCTTCTACCTCGGATACTCGCTCGGTGCGCGGGTGGGCTGGGAGGTCGTGCGCGACCTGCCTCATCGAATCGGGCGGGCGGTGCTCGGCGGCGTGCCCGACGGCATCCCGCTCGCCCGCCTCGACCTCGACCAGGTGCGCGCCTACATCGCGGACGGGACACCGGTCGCCGATCAGACCACGCAGAACTACATCGCCCTCACCGAGCGGGTTCCCGGCAACGACCTGCAGGCGCTCGTCGCCCTGGCGGAGGGGATGCGGGCATCGGGAACGATCGACCCGGACCCGGACGATGCCCCGACCCGTCCGATCCTCTTCGCGACCGGCTCGAAGGACGCGATCATCGAGGGCTCGCGCGCACTGGCATCCGCGGCCCGCGACGGGCGCTTCTTCGAGATCCCGAACCGGAACCACTTCAACGCCCCCGGCTCCAGGGACTTCAAAGAGGCCGCGCTGGCGTTCCTCGCGGAGGGCTGA
- a CDS encoding catalase, translating to MTNPHDTAKPATTTQTGTPAPSDAHSLTVGADGPTVLHDRYLVEKLASFNRERVPERNPHAKGGGAFGEFVVTEDVSAYTRAAAFQPGATSETLLRFSSVAGEQGSPDTWRDVRGFALRFYTTEGNLDIVGNNTPTFFLRDAMKFPDFIHSQKRLGDSGLRNADMQWDFWTLSPETAHQVTYLMGDRGLPRSWRHMNGYGSHTYQWINAAGERFWVQYHFMSNQGVEAMGAAEAQELAGSDADFYRRDLFDAINTGEFPSWDVYVQVMPYDEAKEYRFNPFDLTKTWSKKDYPRIKVGTFTLNRNPQNFFAEIEQAAFSPGNQVPGTGISPDKMLMARVFAYSDAQRYRIGANYNQLPVNQPHAAEVRNYMHEGQMQYKANPAEHRVYTPNSFGAAGGPEADPVAGVEASWESDGELMRAAATLHLDDDDFGQAGTLYRMVFDDEQRARFLETLTGQGQSITIDEIRERFFQYWTNVDASLGEALRRTVPAAV from the coding sequence ATGACGAATCCGCACGACACGGCGAAGCCCGCCACCACGACCCAGACCGGCACGCCGGCACCGAGTGACGCCCACTCGCTGACCGTCGGCGCCGACGGACCCACGGTTCTGCACGACCGCTACCTCGTCGAGAAGCTCGCCTCCTTCAACCGCGAGCGTGTGCCGGAGCGCAACCCGCACGCCAAGGGCGGCGGCGCGTTCGGCGAGTTCGTCGTGACCGAAGATGTCTCGGCGTACACCCGCGCGGCGGCCTTCCAGCCGGGCGCGACGAGCGAGACGCTGCTGCGCTTCTCCTCCGTCGCCGGCGAGCAGGGCTCCCCCGACACCTGGCGCGATGTGCGCGGCTTCGCGCTGCGCTTCTACACGACCGAGGGCAACCTCGACATCGTCGGCAACAACACCCCGACGTTCTTCCTGCGCGACGCGATGAAGTTCCCCGACTTCATCCACTCGCAGAAGCGCCTCGGCGACTCGGGCCTGCGCAACGCCGACATGCAGTGGGACTTCTGGACGCTCTCCCCCGAGACCGCCCACCAGGTCACCTACCTGATGGGCGACCGCGGACTCCCCCGCAGCTGGCGGCACATGAACGGCTATGGCTCGCACACCTACCAGTGGATCAACGCCGCGGGCGAGCGCTTCTGGGTGCAGTACCACTTCATGTCGAACCAGGGCGTCGAGGCCATGGGCGCCGCCGAGGCACAGGAGCTCGCAGGGTCCGACGCCGACTTCTACCGTCGCGACCTGTTCGACGCCATCAACACGGGCGAGTTCCCGTCGTGGGACGTCTACGTGCAGGTCATGCCGTACGACGAGGCGAAGGAGTACCGCTTCAACCCGTTCGACCTCACCAAGACCTGGTCGAAGAAGGACTACCCGCGCATCAAGGTCGGCACGTTCACGCTGAACCGCAACCCGCAGAACTTCTTCGCCGAGATCGAGCAGGCCGCGTTCTCGCCGGGCAACCAGGTTCCCGGCACGGGCATCTCGCCCGACAAGATGCTCATGGCCCGCGTCTTCGCGTACTCCGACGCGCAGCGCTACCGCATCGGCGCGAACTACAACCAGCTGCCGGTGAACCAGCCGCACGCGGCCGAGGTGCGCAACTACATGCACGAGGGTCAGATGCAGTACAAGGCCAACCCGGCCGAGCACCGCGTCTACACGCCGAACTCCTTCGGCGCAGCCGGTGGACCCGAGGCCGACCCGGTGGCCGGCGTCGAGGCGAGCTGGGAGAGCGACGGCGAGCTGATGCGCGCCGCGGCCACCCTGCACCTCGACGACGACGACTTCGGTCAGGCCGGAACGCTGTACCGCATGGTCTTCGACGACGAGCAGCGCGCCCGGTTCCTCGAGACCCTCACGGGCCAGGGCCAGTCGATCACGATCGACGAGATCCGCGAGCGGTTCTTCCAGTACTGGACGAACGTGGACGCTTCGCTCGGCGAGGCGCTGCGCCGCACGGTGCCCGCGGCGGTCTGA
- a CDS encoding glycoside hydrolase family 130 protein, whose translation MFTGASFPLGPFTPYEGNPILRPRGDSWESANLYNPAAIVDGDEIVLLYRAHADDIISHIGLARSSDGVTFTREDAPILSPSEDYETYGCEDPRIALIDGTYYLTYTGWDRRSAQLCLATSTDLRTWTKHGPLFDDFDTFKTMDPRGFNWSKAGVIVPQQMHGKWWMYFGEGAIYWATSDDLIHWTPGTADTDPMYSPTPGTWDEALVEIGTSPVVTDNGLLLFLTNGATRVVHEDGSVDVDYRCGQIAIDPDEPTKVIARLQEPWLRPQTFEDMHGLVSNVTFVEGLVKFQDKWFAYYGQSDTTLAVAIHDPAEPWGRALREPGSGAA comes from the coding sequence ATGTTCACCGGAGCATCCTTCCCCCTCGGACCGTTCACCCCCTACGAGGGCAACCCGATCCTGCGCCCCCGCGGCGACAGCTGGGAGTCGGCGAACCTCTACAACCCGGCGGCGATCGTCGACGGCGACGAGATCGTGCTGCTCTACCGGGCGCACGCCGACGACATCATCTCCCACATCGGACTCGCCCGCTCGAGCGACGGCGTGACCTTCACCCGCGAGGATGCGCCCATCCTCTCGCCGTCCGAGGACTACGAGACGTACGGCTGCGAAGACCCGCGCATCGCACTAATCGACGGCACCTACTACCTCACGTACACCGGCTGGGATCGCCGCAGCGCGCAGCTGTGCCTGGCGACCTCGACCGACCTGCGCACCTGGACCAAGCACGGCCCGCTGTTCGACGACTTCGACACGTTCAAGACGATGGATCCCCGCGGTTTCAACTGGTCGAAGGCCGGGGTGATCGTGCCGCAGCAGATGCACGGCAAATGGTGGATGTACTTCGGCGAGGGGGCGATCTACTGGGCGACCAGCGACGACCTCATCCACTGGACGCCGGGCACCGCCGACACCGACCCGATGTACTCGCCGACCCCCGGCACCTGGGACGAGGCGCTCGTTGAGATCGGCACCTCGCCGGTCGTCACCGACAACGGGCTGCTGCTTTTCCTGACCAACGGAGCGACCAGGGTCGTGCACGAGGACGGATCAGTCGACGTCGACTACCGCTGCGGCCAGATCGCGATCGACCCGGACGAGCCCACGAAGGTCATCGCGCGCCTGCAGGAGCCGTGGCTGCGCCCGCAGACCTTCGAGGACATGCACGGCCTCGTCTCGAACGTGACCTTCGTCGAGGGTCTCGTGAAGTTCCAGGACAAGTGGTTCGCCTACTACGGGCAGTCCGACACGACGCTGGCCGTGGCCATCCACGACCCGGCGGAGCCCTGGGGTCGCGCGCTGCGCGAGCCCGGTTCCGGAGCCGCCTGA
- a CDS encoding Fur family transcriptional regulator, translating to METTLDTVLHDAGLRVTTGRLAVLAALDSMAHSNAERLYRAVSDVLPTTSIQSVHNILADLTTAGLIRRIEPAGSAALYERRIGDNHHHIVCTACGAVGDVDCVTGDAPCLTPSSAGGFTVQTAEVTFWGLCPSCQNVAQ from the coding sequence ATGGAGACCACACTCGACACGGTGTTGCATGACGCCGGATTGAGGGTGACCACGGGCCGCCTCGCGGTGCTCGCGGCACTGGATTCCATGGCTCATTCGAATGCGGAGCGGCTCTACCGCGCCGTGTCCGACGTGCTTCCGACGACGTCGATCCAGTCGGTGCACAACATCCTCGCGGACCTGACGACGGCGGGACTCATCCGCCGGATCGAACCGGCAGGCTCCGCAGCCCTCTACGAGCGGCGCATCGGCGACAACCACCACCACATCGTCTGCACCGCCTGCGGTGCGGTCGGCGATGTGGACTGCGTCACCGGTGATGCGCCGTGCCTCACCCCGTCATCCGCCGGGGGATTCACCGTCCAGACAGCCGAAGTCACCTTCTGGGGCCTCTGCCCCAGCTGCCAGAACGTCGCGCAGTAG
- a CDS encoding carbohydrate ABC transporter permease, translated as MTDNRRLRTRWLGAQPIGGLFALPYFVFVIAIFAYPLAFAIYIAFHDYFFTAPGTEPERPFVGFENFVTVLTDPRVLGSFRNTLIFLVINVPLTAVLSLVLAAALNTGIRWVAAYRVAFYVPYLTASVSLVGVWMLLFSGNGLINTILGPLAPDPSWLVNSGLAMPMIALYVTWKQLGFYILLYLAALQNVPKELYESAETDGAGAFKRFLHVTVPGVRSATTLVLILSIITGANLFTEPYLLTNGGGPDGASSTPVLLIYQLGIQQQNPDTAAAIGMILVILVGMLSLMANRATRER; from the coding sequence ATGACCGACAACCGACGGTTGCGCACCCGATGGCTGGGTGCGCAACCGATCGGCGGCCTGTTCGCGCTGCCGTACTTCGTCTTCGTGATCGCGATCTTCGCCTACCCGTTGGCGTTCGCGATCTACATCGCCTTCCACGACTACTTCTTCACCGCGCCGGGAACGGAGCCCGAGCGTCCCTTCGTGGGCTTCGAGAACTTCGTCACGGTGCTGACCGATCCGCGGGTGCTCGGATCGTTCCGCAACACGCTGATCTTCCTCGTGATCAACGTGCCGCTCACCGCGGTGCTCTCGCTCGTGCTGGCCGCGGCTCTGAACACCGGCATCCGCTGGGTGGCCGCCTACCGCGTGGCGTTCTACGTGCCGTACCTGACGGCGAGCGTCTCGCTCGTCGGCGTCTGGATGCTGCTGTTCTCCGGCAACGGACTGATCAACACCATCCTCGGCCCGCTCGCGCCCGACCCGTCCTGGCTCGTCAACAGCGGGCTGGCGATGCCGATGATCGCGCTCTACGTCACCTGGAAGCAACTCGGGTTCTACATCCTGCTGTACCTCGCGGCGCTGCAGAACGTGCCGAAGGAGCTGTACGAATCGGCCGAGACCGACGGGGCCGGAGCCTTCAAGCGGTTCCTGCACGTCACCGTCCCCGGCGTCCGCAGCGCAACCACGCTCGTGCTGATCCTGTCGATCATCACCGGCGCCAACCTCTTCACCGAGCCGTACCTGCTCACGAACGGCGGCGGGCCGGACGGGGCGTCCTCCACGCCGGTGCTGCTCATCTACCAGCTGGGCATCCAGCAGCAGAACCCCGACACCGCGGCAGCCATCGGCATGATCCTCGTGATCCTCGTCGGGATGCTGTCGCTCATGGCCAACCGCGCGACCAGGGAGCGATGA